The nucleotide window TGTCTTGAGAGCACAACTGTAATAAGCAAGCTACCACATCTCTCCACAATTACAGCTACCATTTGAAAATATATGGTACCGGTTTACATCCCTCACAATGATTTCCCTCTCCAACAACCTACACAAATATTTAAAAGCCTCGTGACAATCTCTGcaaatcctcaaattcttcaCAATCCTTAATGGCTTCCCCGGGGGTGCAGCACCACTTACCACCCCAAATGCTACAGCCAGCTTCTCACTGTGATACCATAGGGCTTCCTTTTTCTCTTGTTCCCCAACCCCATGCAGCATCTCATTCTGTAACGGCACATACCCTAATTTTTCTATCCCCTTCATCAATTCTGCCAACTTTACATATATCTCATCTGTTCTTTGATGCCTTCTATCCCCAGCCAAAAACACATGAACTTTTCCTCGCACTTCAATCCAACTCCTACCTCCTTCTTTCTTCACCCTCCTATCTTTCATCATCTTCCTAACTTCTGCAACTTCATCCCACTTTCCTGCGGATGATAACACATTTGCAACAATAACATAAGCTGAATCGTCCTGCGGATCAATTTCCAATAACCGTTGAGCCATGGACCTAGCCAAGTCAGGTGATTTATGATAAGCTGCACATGTTAGCAATGTTCGCCACACTGCAGCATCAGGCACAATAGGCATTGTCATTGCAGCCCTTTCAGCATCTTCCAACTGACCAGCTCGGCCCATTGCACCAACCAGACAAGTATAATGCTCAAGTGCTGGTTCCAACCCGTAATCAGCCTTCATCCTGTTCAACCACCAATCTGTTTCCAAAACCAAACCCGCATTGCCAAGGCACGTCAAAATCGCTAAGAAGCTATATTCATCCGGTACAAGCCCTTGAGCTTCCATTGCATTAAAAAGCTCGACCGCTGAATTCTTATCCCCCTGTTGCGCATACGCCGCAAGCATAGCATTGCATCCCACTGGACTCATCACCAGCAAATTCTCATCAAAAACCTGTCTAGCATCAGACACAATCCCGGACTTCCCATACGCATCCAACAAAGCAGTCCCCACAACCACATTCGCATCAAGCCCCGTAACAACAGCATGTGTGTGTATGATCCTACATTGCTCCAAAGCAGCAAGCTCCGCCGCGGCCCTCAATGCACCCGAAACAGTATACATACTCGACCCAACATCTCTACATTTCATGTCAGCGAAAGCCAAAAGCGCATCAATGGGCCTCGAGTTCTGCGCCAGCCCAACAATCACCGCGCCA belongs to Rosa chinensis cultivar Old Blush chromosome 4, RchiOBHm-V2, whole genome shotgun sequence and includes:
- the LOC112198090 gene encoding putative pentatricopeptide repeat-containing protein At5g52630 → MASTTLPKPNPLEPDPPPLPQPNAADPLAIYAQAIKTHNADRSLHNHLITLCSKSNLTSFSLRLFNQIPSPNVVSWTALISSHSTTLAALRHFVSMLRHPTFPNQRTIATLFKTCASLSSLSFGLSLHSLSLKLGISAEPYSGSALIHFYSKCGMPVYAQKVLDEIPHKDAVCYGAVIVGLAQNSRPIDALLAFADMKCRDVGSSMYTVSGALRAAAELAALEQCRIIHTHAVVTGLDANVVVGTALLDAYGKSGIVSDARQVFDENLLVMSPVGCNAMLAAYAQQGDKNSAVELFNAMEAQGLVPDEYSFLAILTCLGNAGLVLETDWWLNRMKADYGLEPALEHYTCLVGAMGRAGQLEDAERAAMTMPIVPDAAVWRTLLTCAAYHKSPDLARSMAQRLLEIDPQDDSAYVIVANVLSSAGKWDEVAEVRKMMKDRRVKKEGGRSWIEVRGKVHVFLAGDRRHQRTDEIYVKLAELMKGIEKLGYVPLQNEMLHGVGEQEKKEALWYHSEKLAVAFGVVSGAAPPGKPLRIVKNLRICRDCHEAFKYLCRLLEREIIVRDVNRYHIFSNGSCNCGEMW